The following are from one region of the Stanieria sp. NIES-3757 genome:
- a CDS encoding recombination protein RecR has product MQLLPGVGPKTAQRLALHLIKRSEKEVQALAQALIDAKKQVGLCKVCFHLSAEPVCSICSNQNRDRDTICVVADSRDVIALEKTREYKGQYHVLGGVISPMDGIGPEQLHIEALVRRVTKNQVKELILAINPSVEGETTTLYLGGLLKPFTKVTRIAFGLPMGGDLEYADEVTLARALEGRRELDF; this is encoded by the coding sequence TTGCAGTTATTACCTGGAGTTGGACCAAAAACTGCTCAAAGATTAGCATTACATCTGATTAAGCGTTCAGAAAAAGAAGTACAAGCCTTAGCACAAGCTTTAATTGATGCGAAAAAACAAGTAGGCTTGTGTAAAGTCTGTTTTCATTTGTCGGCAGAACCCGTTTGTTCAATCTGTAGCAATCAAAATCGCGATCGCGATACTATTTGTGTAGTAGCTGATTCTCGTGATGTGATCGCTTTGGAAAAAACCAGAGAATATAAAGGTCAGTATCATGTTTTGGGTGGCGTAATTTCGCCAATGGATGGAATTGGCCCAGAACAGTTACACATTGAAGCTTTAGTGAGAAGAGTGACTAAAAATCAAGTCAAAGAGCTAATTTTAGCAATTAATCCCAGTGTTGAAGGGGAAACCACAACTCTCTATCTGGGTGGATTATTAAAACCGTTTACTAAAGTGACTCGAATTGCTTTTGGTTTACCTATGGGTGGCGACTTGGAATATGCTGATGAAGTTACTCTTGCTAGGGCATTAGAAGGTAGAAGAGAGTTAGATTTTTAA
- a CDS encoding peroxidase family protein, with the protein MDTLSGGAGGDTFVLGDSLGAFYSGSGYATITDFSFSQGDKIQVFGSASDYTLANSGNGINTSTTKAI; encoded by the coding sequence TTGGATACCTTAAGTGGTGGTGCTGGGGGAGACACCTTTGTTTTAGGTGACAGTCTTGGTGCTTTCTATTCAGGTTCTGGTTATGCTACTATTACTGACTTTTCCTTTAGCCAAGGGGATAAAATTCAAGTCTTTGGTAGTGCTAGTGACTATACCCTTGCTAATTCTGGTAACGGTATTAACACATCAACTACGAAGGCGATTTGA
- a CDS encoding hypothetical protein (Cupin 2 conserved barrel domain protein), producing MNQRCMIPVIKTPKDYRAYRISPEDTNRLAIIFDSTSAGDSLTVCVEIFDPGGKTPAHRHNFAVEMFFILKGQGIAVCDGKEVPLNPGDSILMPKTGIHFIKNTGAERLYALCMMVPNEDFSELILSGIATELDEQDLQVITRIDSLIPC from the coding sequence ATGAATCAGCGTTGCATGATCCCCGTTATTAAAACTCCCAAAGACTATCGAGCTTATCGTATTAGTCCTGAGGATACCAATCGCCTAGCAATTATTTTTGATTCGACAAGTGCAGGCGATTCTTTGACAGTTTGTGTAGAAATCTTCGATCCTGGCGGAAAAACACCTGCCCATCGGCATAATTTTGCAGTAGAAATGTTTTTTATCCTAAAAGGTCAAGGAATTGCGGTTTGTGATGGCAAAGAAGTGCCTTTGAATCCTGGTGATAGTATTTTAATGCCCAAAACAGGAATTCACTTTATTAAAAACACAGGGGCAGAGAGATTATATGCTCTTTGTATGATGGTACCAAACGAAGATTTTTCTGAACTAATTCTGAGTGGTATTGCCACGGAATTAGATGAACAAGATTTGCAAGTTATTACTCGGATAGACTCTCTAATTCCTTGTTGA
- the secG gene encoding preprotein translocase subunit SecG has product MQVDRLVEIIWLVSASLLVVLVLLHSPKGDGLGGIGGQAQLFTSTKSAEKTLNRITWALSITFIALTIVLSAGWLS; this is encoded by the coding sequence ATGCAAGTAGATCGATTAGTTGAAATTATTTGGTTAGTTTCCGCAAGTTTATTAGTAGTACTTGTATTACTTCACTCTCCGAAAGGAGATGGTTTGGGAGGAATTGGTGGACAAGCACAATTGTTTACTAGTACTAAAAGTGCCGAAAAAACTTTAAACCGTATTACTTGGGCATTAAGTATTACTTTTATTGCCTTAACTATAGTTTTAAGTGCTGGTTGGTTAAGTTAA
- the folP gene encoding dihydropteroate synthase, with protein MINQLKSLQIREHCFNWGEKTYLMGILNVTPDSFSDGGKFNNLESALDQAQQMIAQGADLIDIGGQSTRPGAEEISLEEELNRVIPVIKQLRHTTAIPISIDTTRAIVAQAAIKAGADLVNDISGGTFDQEMFSTVAQLNVPIILMHLRGTPKTMQKLTDYQDLLREISGFLNNQIDKAIAAGITRTQIMIDPGIGFAKTYEQNIKILQNLSQFQALNLPILVGVSRKSFIGHILNQKNPQGRVWGTAAACCAAIAQKADILRVHDVAEMYDVCRVADQIWRT; from the coding sequence ATGATTAATCAGCTAAAATCACTCCAAATTCGAGAACATTGCTTTAATTGGGGAGAAAAAACTTATTTAATGGGAATTCTTAATGTTACTCCCGATAGTTTTAGTGATGGAGGAAAATTTAATAATTTAGAATCTGCCCTTGATCAAGCACAACAAATGATCGCACAAGGCGCAGATCTGATCGATATTGGCGGTCAATCTACCCGTCCAGGTGCAGAAGAAATTTCTTTAGAAGAAGAATTAAACCGAGTTATTCCCGTCATTAAACAACTGCGTCACACTACTGCTATTCCTATTTCCATTGATACTACCAGAGCAATCGTAGCTCAAGCAGCTATTAAAGCAGGTGCAGATCTCGTTAATGATATTTCTGGCGGGACTTTTGACCAAGAAATGTTTTCTACTGTAGCTCAGTTAAATGTACCAATTATTCTGATGCATCTGCGGGGAACTCCTAAAACCATGCAAAAGTTGACCGATTATCAAGATTTACTGAGAGAAATATCTGGGTTTCTTAACAATCAAATCGATAAAGCGATCGCAGCAGGAATAACTCGTACTCAAATAATGATCGATCCTGGGATTGGTTTTGCCAAAACTTACGAGCAAAATATCAAAATTTTACAAAACTTATCGCAATTTCAAGCTTTAAATTTACCAATTTTAGTTGGGGTTTCTCGTAAAAGTTTTATTGGTCATATTCTTAACCAAAAAAATCCCCAAGGCAGAGTATGGGGAACTGCTGCTGCTTGTTGTGCTGCAATTGCTCAAAAAGCAGATATTTTGCGTGTTCACGATGTGGCTGAAATGTACGATGTTTGTCGAGTTGCCGATCAAATTTGGCGGACTTAA
- a CDS encoding ribosomal protein S6 — protein MSRNYELMYILRPDLLEDQVEAAINKYRNFLSEQGAENIQIQNRGKRRLAYPIKKHLDGIYVQMNYQADGTQVAPLERAMRLGEEVIRYLTIKLKDEPVVVSSETKVETEVETEVETETVTTEAEP, from the coding sequence ATGAGTAGAAATTATGAATTGATGTATATTCTGCGTCCTGATTTATTAGAAGATCAAGTAGAAGCAGCAATTAACAAATATCGTAATTTTTTGAGCGAACAAGGTGCAGAAAATATTCAAATTCAAAATCGAGGTAAAAGAAGATTAGCTTATCCGATCAAAAAACACCTAGACGGTATTTATGTTCAAATGAACTATCAAGCTGATGGAACACAAGTTGCTCCCTTAGAAAGAGCGATGCGTTTGGGTGAAGAAGTAATTCGCTATTTAACGATTAAGTTAAAAGATGAACCTGTTGTGGTTTCATCTGAAACGAAAGTTGAAACAGAAGTTGAAACAGAAGTTGAAACGGAAACAGTTACCACCGAAGCAGAACCTTAA
- a CDS encoding 5-carboxymethyl-2-hydroxymuconate Delta-isomerase, with protein MSSMSHDNLIAQNFFVMAQRYVRVKTIQEQIYYGLLKLNRSVAVFDAPPWLGGQPTEIELDPDSYQILAPCAPSKIVAVGKNYAKHAEEMGTLLPQEPLLFLKPPTTIVADSQPIYYPPQSQRVDYEGELAIVIGERCRNLKPEQVSKVIWGYTIANDVTARDLQQKDGQWTRAKGFDTFCPLGPWIVRELSAGAKLQTFVNDLPTPRQSATIDEMVFAPELLITYISQVMTLLPGDLILTGTPEGIGTLVIGDRVRVEIEGIGSLENYVVASV; from the coding sequence ATGTCTTCAATGTCTCATGATAATTTGATCGCACAAAATTTTTTTGTTATGGCACAACGCTACGTTCGAGTTAAGACTATTCAAGAGCAAATTTACTATGGTTTATTAAAGCTTAACCGCAGTGTGGCTGTGTTTGATGCACCACCTTGGTTAGGAGGACAACCTACAGAAATTGAATTAGATCCAGACAGTTATCAAATACTTGCTCCTTGCGCTCCTTCCAAAATTGTCGCAGTAGGCAAAAATTATGCTAAACACGCTGAGGAAATGGGTACACTTTTACCTCAAGAGCCTCTGTTGTTTCTTAAACCACCTACTACAATTGTGGCTGATAGTCAACCAATTTATTATCCTCCCCAATCGCAGCGAGTCGACTATGAAGGAGAGTTGGCAATTGTAATTGGTGAACGTTGTCGTAATCTTAAACCAGAGCAAGTTAGTAAAGTAATTTGGGGTTATACAATTGCTAATGATGTGACAGCTAGAGATTTGCAGCAAAAAGATGGTCAATGGACTAGAGCTAAAGGATTTGATACTTTTTGCCCTTTAGGTCCTTGGATTGTCAGAGAATTAAGTGCAGGAGCGAAACTACAAACTTTTGTCAACGATCTTCCTACGCCTCGTCAATCTGCCACCATTGATGAAATGGTTTTTGCTCCAGAATTGCTCATTACTTATATTTCACAAGTCATGACTTTGTTACCTGGAGATTTGATTCTAACTGGTACACCAGAAGGAATTGGTACACTTGTTATTGGCGATCGCGTTAGAGTAGAAATTGAAGGAATCGGTAGTTTGGAAAATTATGTAGTAGCTTCGGTTTAA
- a CDS encoding peptidase M50, producing MKLWLIVILIVLSLITYFLVRRNVKNITTTPVWLCWLVMMFPAFIWTAWTYLAGENQPIPIILVVVPFVACPILYGWLIQRGKPKEEITKENLDSELNSTTSEPPQKISPVRPINQVEEAALRNCFPWNVYYLQHIDYRPQAILCRGKLKTIPEEAYEKIKLNIEQVFGDRFFLIFQESFRGQPFFALVPNPQASPSSPESDRFSVTRPDLALGLLLITLLTTTIVGVELNGISPEQFENNPNLFWQGLPYSLTLIAILGIHELGHYFAASYYRIRATLPYFIPFPFFLGTLGAFVQRRDPIPNRQALFDIAIAGPIAGLIVTIPTLLWGLSQSKVVALSESNVFNFEALDPHFSFFFAILSKIALGNQLESGMGIALHPVAIAGYIGLLIAALNLMPVGQLDGGHIVHAVFGQKTAVAIGQITRILALLFALANNYFWIWAIILWLIPLLDQPALNDVTDLNNGRDFLGLLALGLLIIILLPLPITVAQWLNF from the coding sequence ATGAAACTTTGGTTAATTGTAATTTTAATTGTACTGAGTTTAATCACTTACTTTCTCGTTCGACGGAATGTAAAAAATATTACTACAACACCAGTCTGGTTATGTTGGCTGGTTATGATGTTTCCTGCCTTTATTTGGACTGCTTGGACTTATTTGGCTGGAGAGAATCAACCTATTCCTATCATTTTAGTGGTTGTTCCTTTTGTTGCTTGTCCAATTTTGTATGGCTGGCTGATTCAAAGAGGCAAACCCAAAGAAGAGATTACTAAAGAAAATTTGGATTCTGAGCTAAATTCAACCACATCTGAGCCTCCTCAAAAAATATCACCCGTTCGACCCATTAATCAAGTCGAAGAAGCTGCTCTACGTAACTGTTTTCCTTGGAATGTTTATTATCTTCAGCATATTGATTATCGTCCCCAAGCAATTTTGTGTCGGGGTAAATTAAAGACCATTCCTGAAGAAGCCTATGAGAAAATTAAACTCAATATCGAACAGGTTTTTGGCGATCGCTTTTTTCTAATTTTCCAAGAAAGTTTTCGCGGTCAACCTTTTTTTGCTCTTGTGCCTAATCCTCAAGCTAGTCCAAGCTCACCAGAGAGCGATCGCTTTTCGGTAACTAGACCAGATTTGGCTTTGGGTTTGTTATTAATTACTTTATTAACGACTACGATTGTCGGCGTAGAATTAAATGGTATTTCACCAGAACAATTTGAGAATAATCCTAATTTGTTTTGGCAAGGATTACCCTATAGTTTGACTTTAATCGCTATTTTGGGAATTCATGAATTAGGTCATTATTTCGCTGCTTCCTATTATCGAATTCGCGCAACTTTACCGTATTTTATTCCTTTTCCATTCTTTCTTGGGACGCTCGGTGCTTTTGTACAGCGCAGAGATCCAATTCCTAATCGCCAAGCTTTATTTGATATTGCGATCGCAGGACCGATTGCTGGTTTGATAGTTACTATACCAACTTTACTGTGGGGACTGTCCCAATCAAAAGTAGTTGCTCTTTCTGAAAGCAATGTTTTTAATTTTGAGGCTTTAGATCCGCATTTTTCTTTCTTCTTCGCTATCCTCAGTAAAATAGCCCTTGGCAATCAATTAGAATCAGGAATGGGAATTGCTCTCCATCCAGTAGCAATAGCTGGTTATATTGGCTTGTTAATAGCTGCTTTAAATTTAATGCCCGTTGGACAACTAGATGGTGGACATATTGTCCATGCTGTATTTGGGCAAAAAACCGCCGTTGCGATCGGTCAGATAACTCGGATTTTAGCTCTTTTATTTGCTTTAGCTAATAATTATTTTTGGATTTGGGCAATTATTTTATGGTTAATTCCTTTACTCGATCAACCAGCCTTAAATGATGTTACTGATTTAAATAATGGTCGTGATTTTTTAGGATTATTAGCCCTAGGTTTATTAATAATTATTTTGTTGCCTTTACCAATAACTGTAGCTCAATGGCTTAATTTTTAA
- a CDS encoding beta-lactamase-like protein, with amino-acid sequence MPENTREITLSTTTTVKTPRSVLPGVFSFSPNRDTLGATAYFIVDKTGNILLDCPTWNEMNQEFILAHGGVNWLVISHRGGIGKGVAQIQQALNCEVIIQEQEAYLLPESKIQSFAKNLNLSPSFELIWTPGHSPGSACLYWQENNGVLFSGRHLLPDGTGTILPLRTAKTFHWWRQLQSIQKLRDRFSSDNLNYICPGANTGFLRGKGFVDNGYQRLTELDLAALKSVETWDNT; translated from the coding sequence ATGCCCGAAAATACTAGAGAAATTACTTTGTCTACTACAACCACTGTTAAAACTCCCCGCTCTGTTTTGCCAGGAGTATTTTCTTTTTCCCCTAATCGGGATACTTTAGGAGCTACTGCCTATTTTATTGTAGATAAAACTGGCAATATTCTCTTGGATTGTCCCACTTGGAACGAAATGAATCAAGAGTTTATTTTGGCTCATGGTGGAGTTAACTGGCTGGTAATCTCTCACCGAGGAGGGATTGGCAAAGGAGTTGCTCAAATCCAACAGGCATTAAATTGTGAAGTAATTATTCAAGAACAAGAAGCTTATTTATTGCCAGAAAGTAAAATTCAGTCTTTTGCCAAAAATCTTAATTTAAGTCCTAGTTTTGAGTTAATTTGGACTCCCGGTCATTCTCCTGGTTCAGCTTGTCTCTATTGGCAAGAAAATAACGGAGTCTTATTTTCTGGAAGACACTTATTACCAGATGGGACTGGTACAATTTTGCCTTTACGGACAGCCAAAACCTTTCACTGGTGGAGACAATTACAAAGTATCCAGAAATTACGCGATCGCTTTTCTTCAGATAATCTTAATTATATTTGTCCTGGTGCCAATACTGGATTTTTGCGAGGAAAAGGTTTTGTAGATAATGGTTATCAGCGTTTAACTGAATTGGATTTAGCAGCTTTAAAATCTGTAGAAACTTGGGATAACACTTAA
- a CDS encoding Sec-independent protein translocase, TatC subunit, giving the protein MSSTNLENPNTETDREAYLDELPDEVEMSLFDHLEELRIRIFYALIAVAVGAIGCFIFVKPIVQLLEIPAQGVKFLQLAPGEFFFVSIKVAGYTGILVSSPFILYQIIQFVLPGLTRRERRLLAPVVFGSSILFFAGLGFAYIALIPAALNFFINYGGDVVEQAWSIDRYFEFVLLLMFSTGLAFQIPIIQLILGFLGIVSANQMLAGWRAVVLGAVVMGAVLTPSTDPLTQSLLAGAVLGLYFSGIGLVKLIGK; this is encoded by the coding sequence ATGTCATCAACTAATCTAGAAAATCCCAATACGGAAACAGACCGAGAAGCTTATTTAGATGAACTTCCTGATGAAGTAGAAATGTCTCTCTTCGATCATCTTGAAGAGTTACGGATACGAATTTTTTACGCTCTCATTGCAGTAGCAGTAGGCGCAATTGGCTGTTTTATTTTTGTTAAACCGATTGTTCAACTTTTAGAAATCCCCGCTCAAGGTGTCAAATTTCTGCAATTAGCTCCAGGAGAATTCTTTTTTGTCTCAATTAAAGTTGCTGGCTATACTGGCATCCTCGTCTCAAGTCCTTTTATTCTTTATCAGATTATTCAATTTGTTTTACCCGGTTTAACTCGTCGCGAACGTCGTCTACTTGCTCCTGTGGTTTTTGGTTCGAGCATCCTATTTTTTGCGGGATTAGGTTTTGCTTATATTGCTTTAATTCCTGCGGCACTGAACTTTTTCATCAATTATGGCGGGGATGTGGTCGAACAGGCTTGGTCAATTGACCGCTATTTTGAATTTGTTTTGTTATTGATGTTTAGTACGGGTTTAGCCTTCCAAATTCCTATTATTCAACTAATTTTAGGATTTTTAGGCATCGTTTCTGCCAATCAAATGCTGGCTGGCTGGCGTGCAGTTGTTTTAGGTGCAGTGGTGATGGGAGCAGTTTTAACTCCTTCAACAGATCCACTTACACAATCTCTTCTAGCTGGTGCAGTTTTAGGACTTTATTTTAGTGGGATTGGTTTGGTTAAATTAATTGGAAAATAA
- a CDS encoding phosphoglycerate mutase, 2,3-bisphosphoglycerate-independent, whose amino-acid sequence MMVQAPVAPVVLAILDGWGYRESKEANAIATAQTPIFSSLQAAYPSTLIRTSGKDVGLPDGQMGNSEVGHLNLGAGRIVPQELVRISDAVEDGSLFSNSVLVEICEQVRSRGGKLHLIGLCSEGGVHSHLDHLLGLLDLAKLNAIADVCVHAITDGRDTNTNEGIKVIGTIQAYLDKLGIGKIVTVSGRYFAMDRDRRWDRVKKAYDIMTQDDGIDNRSAIEVLKSFYTQDITDEFIPPTRIAPGAVESGDGIIFYNFRPDRARQLTYAFVQPDFKGFERELIQPLSFATFTQYDPNLSVEVAFKPQNLTNILGEVIANHGLKQFRTAETEKYPHVTYFFNGGLEIPFEGEDRELIQSPMVSTYDQAPAMSAELVTDAVCQAIDKGIYSLIIVNYANPDMVGHTGNLNAAVQAVETVDRCLGRVFESTIKVGGTILITADHGNAEYMRDEQGNPWTAHTTNPVPFILIEGEKRKIPGHGAEVPLRTDGKLADVAPTILEILQLPQPKEMSGRSLIESAEYQVKQNRTPVRISL is encoded by the coding sequence ATGATGGTTCAAGCACCTGTAGCTCCGGTGGTGCTAGCGATCCTAGATGGTTGGGGTTATCGCGAGTCCAAGGAGGCAAACGCCATTGCCACGGCTCAAACGCCAATATTCAGCAGTCTCCAGGCAGCTTATCCAAGTACATTAATTCGTACTTCGGGTAAAGATGTAGGTTTGCCAGATGGTCAAATGGGCAATTCTGAAGTCGGACACCTTAATCTAGGAGCAGGAAGAATTGTTCCTCAAGAGTTAGTAAGGATCTCAGATGCAGTAGAAGATGGCTCACTGTTTAGCAATTCAGTATTAGTCGAAATCTGTGAACAGGTTCGTTCTCGGGGGGGTAAATTACACCTAATCGGTTTATGCTCGGAAGGAGGCGTACATTCCCATCTCGATCACTTATTAGGACTATTAGATTTAGCCAAATTAAACGCGATCGCAGATGTTTGTGTTCATGCAATCACTGATGGTCGAGACACTAATACTAACGAAGGAATCAAAGTCATTGGTACAATTCAAGCCTATCTTGATAAACTTGGGATTGGAAAGATTGTCACGGTTAGTGGTCGTTACTTTGCCATGGATCGCGATCGCCGTTGGGATAGAGTCAAAAAAGCCTATGACATAATGACTCAAGATGATGGGATAGACAACCGTTCAGCTATAGAAGTATTAAAAAGTTTTTATACTCAAGACATTACAGATGAATTTATTCCTCCCACTAGAATTGCTCCAGGAGCAGTAGAATCGGGAGATGGAATAATTTTTTATAATTTCCGTCCAGATCGAGCTAGACAGCTAACCTATGCCTTTGTACAGCCAGATTTTAAAGGCTTTGAACGGGAATTGATTCAACCTCTCAGTTTTGCAACTTTTACTCAGTACGACCCAAATTTATCAGTAGAAGTTGCCTTTAAACCTCAAAACCTCACCAATATTTTGGGTGAAGTTATTGCTAATCATGGGTTAAAACAGTTTCGCACCGCAGAAACTGAAAAATATCCTCATGTAACCTATTTCTTCAACGGAGGTTTAGAAATACCCTTTGAAGGTGAAGACAGAGAATTAATTCAAAGTCCAATGGTGTCTACATACGATCAAGCACCAGCTATGTCGGCAGAATTAGTCACTGATGCTGTTTGTCAGGCAATTGACAAAGGAATTTATTCCCTAATTATTGTTAACTATGCCAATCCTGATATGGTCGGACATACAGGGAATCTAAATGCAGCAGTTCAAGCGGTCGAAACTGTAGACCGATGTTTGGGTAGAGTATTTGAAAGCACGATCAAAGTAGGTGGTACCATCCTGATTACTGCCGATCATGGTAATGCCGAGTATATGAGAGACGAACAAGGTAATCCTTGGACTGCTCATACTACTAATCCCGTACCATTCATTTTGATCGAAGGAGAAAAACGCAAAATTCCAGGACACGGAGCAGAAGTACCGTTAAGAACAGACGGAAAATTAGCAGATGTTGCACCGACAATCTTAGAAATTTTGCAGTTACCTCAACCAAAAGAAATGAGTGGTCGCTCTTTGATTGAATCAGCAGAATATCAAGTCAAGCAAAATCGTACTCCAGTACGTATTTCTTTGTAA
- a CDS encoding amidase, with amino-acid sequence MNQIQDALTIAEAIYQGKTTAKTIVSQTIEQIEQRNPNLNCFTAVTSERAVTSAETIDQAIADGKHPGILAGVPFAVKNLFDVQGMTTLAGSKINQDNLPAQEDATAIALLKQAGAILVGTLNMDEYAYGFVTENSHYGATRNPHDPSRIAGGSSGGSAAAVAAGLVPLTLGSDTNGSIRVPAALCGVYGFKPTYGRLSRAGAFLFASSLDHIGCFARSVRDVAAVFEVLQGADPKDPVCTYKPIQPCLSQLEGEIKDLRIAIAGGYFQQGAELEALQVVATVAQALNVQQTITIPESDRAKAAAYLITASEGANLHLHNLKSRPADFDPATRDRFLAGALIPSSWYIQAQRFRRWYRNQLQQIFQQVDLILAPTTPCVAPKLGQEKMIISGEEMLVRPNLGRFTQPFSFIGLPVLSVPVLRPGKLPLGVQILGSPYQELLILRVARILENQGIIGTYSLV; translated from the coding sequence ATGAACCAAATTCAAGATGCTCTTACTATTGCTGAAGCTATATATCAAGGAAAAACTACTGCTAAAACAATTGTCAGTCAAACTATCGAACAGATTGAGCAACGCAACCCTAATTTAAATTGCTTTACTGCGGTAACTAGTGAAAGAGCAGTTACTTCTGCTGAAACAATCGATCAAGCAATAGCTGATGGTAAACATCCAGGGATTTTAGCAGGCGTTCCTTTTGCAGTTAAAAACCTGTTTGATGTTCAAGGCATGACTACGTTAGCTGGTTCAAAAATTAACCAAGATAATTTACCCGCTCAAGAAGATGCTACTGCGATCGCGCTTTTAAAACAAGCAGGAGCTATTTTAGTCGGCACATTAAACATGGATGAGTATGCCTATGGATTTGTAACCGAAAATAGTCATTATGGTGCAACCCGAAATCCCCACGATCCCAGTCGAATTGCTGGTGGTTCTTCTGGAGGTTCAGCAGCAGCAGTAGCAGCAGGACTAGTCCCCTTAACTTTAGGTTCAGATACGAATGGTTCAATTCGCGTTCCCGCAGCTTTATGTGGTGTTTATGGTTTTAAACCTACTTATGGTCGTCTTTCTCGTGCAGGTGCATTTTTATTTGCGAGTAGTTTAGATCATATTGGCTGTTTTGCTCGCTCTGTTCGAGATGTAGCTGCCGTATTTGAGGTTTTACAAGGTGCGGATCCTAAAGATCCTGTTTGCACCTATAAACCAATCCAACCTTGTTTATCTCAATTAGAAGGAGAAATAAAAGATTTACGAATTGCGATCGCAGGAGGCTACTTTCAACAAGGAGCAGAACTAGAAGCTCTTCAAGTAGTAGCTACCGTTGCTCAAGCATTAAATGTTCAACAGACAATTACGATTCCTGAAAGCGATCGCGCTAAAGCAGCAGCCTATTTAATCACTGCTTCCGAAGGAGCAAATTTACATCTCCATAACCTTAAATCGCGTCCCGCAGACTTCGATCCCGCTACAAGAGACCGCTTTTTAGCTGGTGCGCTGATTCCTTCCTCGTGGTATATTCAAGCGCAAAGATTTCGCCGTTGGTATCGCAATCAACTACAACAGATTTTTCAACAAGTCGATCTGATCCTTGCTCCGACTACTCCTTGTGTTGCTCCTAAATTGGGTCAAGAAAAAATGATAATTAGCGGAGAAGAAATGTTAGTGCGTCCTAACTTAGGTCGTTTTACTCAACCTTTTTCGTTCATAGGATTACCAGTACTTTCTGTTCCTGTACTTCGTCCTGGGAAATTACCTTTAGGAGTACAAATTCTTGGGAGTCCTTACCAAGAATTATTAATTCTTAGAGTTGCTCGTATTCTTGAAAATCAGGGCATAATTGGTACTTATTCTCTTGTTTAA